A genomic region of Methanosarcina thermophila TM-1 contains the following coding sequences:
- a CDS encoding carbohydrate kinase family protein, with product MDRVISVVGHTALDYIVNVEKIAGKNESSPVIDYEEYPGGGAANIAVAIARLGGKSQLISPVGMDFESSGYEKLLTEARVDLSRLYRLKDQKISKAFIFTDREGNQATYFYWGASSKFKDLEPEPVDFVHLATADSIYNSKIAQIAGFVSFDPGQDLVTYSKENLELILAHADILFANRHEIRRVLEITGKSFSELKAAIDIIVVTYDAEGSRVYTDEEELIIPVIPVRAVDPTGAGDAYRAGFLLAFTRGYSLSTCGKIGSTVASFVVETRGCQTGLPTWEEMKTRYEANFGKLEKGC from the coding sequence ATGGACAGAGTAATTTCGGTTGTAGGGCATACTGCCCTTGATTACATAGTAAATGTTGAGAAAATCGCAGGAAAAAATGAGTCGTCCCCTGTTATTGACTACGAAGAATATCCTGGAGGAGGAGCTGCCAATATTGCAGTTGCCATCGCAAGGCTTGGGGGAAAAAGCCAGCTAATTTCTCCTGTAGGGATGGATTTTGAAAGCTCAGGATATGAAAAACTCCTTACAGAAGCCCGTGTTGACCTCTCCAGACTATACAGGCTTAAGGATCAGAAAATCTCCAAGGCATTTATTTTCACGGACAGGGAAGGCAACCAGGCAACCTATTTTTATTGGGGAGCCTCTTCAAAATTCAAAGATTTGGAGCCCGAACCGGTAGATTTTGTCCATCTTGCAACTGCAGACTCTATCTACAATTCAAAAATCGCACAGATTGCCGGCTTCGTCTCCTTTGATCCCGGACAGGATCTTGTTACATATTCGAAAGAAAACCTTGAGCTTATACTTGCCCATGCTGATATCCTTTTTGCTAACCGGCACGAAATCAGGCGGGTCTTAGAGATAACTGGAAAAAGCTTCTCTGAGCTTAAGGCTGCTATTGATATTATCGTGGTGACATATGATGCCGAGGGCAGCAGGGTCTATACAGATGAAGAAGAACTTATAATACCTGTGATTCCTGTCAGAGCTGTAGATCCTACAGGCGCGGGAGACGCCTACAGGGCTGGTTTTTTGCTGGCTTTCACCAGAGGGTATTCACTTTCAACATGCGGAAAAATCGGGTCGACTGTAGCCTCCTTTGTTGTAGAGACCCGGGGTTGCCAGACAGGTCTCCCCACATGGGAAGAAATGAAGACCCGCTATGAGGCTAATTTCGGAAAACTTGAGAAAGGATGCTGA
- a CDS encoding DUF555 domain-containing protein, whose amino-acid sequence MKNFHVVLEAAWLVRDVKTADDAIGVAISEAGKRLNPKLDFVEVDVGTTSCPVCGEPFSSVFIAANTALVGLIFEMKVFDAESAEHAERIAKSVIGKSLRDIPLRVIEVTEFERSTEKGEQQQKSKAGK is encoded by the coding sequence ATGAAGAACTTTCATGTGGTACTTGAAGCAGCTTGGTTGGTTAGAGATGTAAAGACGGCTGATGATGCTATAGGGGTTGCGATTTCTGAGGCTGGAAAACGCCTGAACCCTAAACTGGATTTTGTAGAGGTTGACGTAGGAACTACATCCTGCCCGGTGTGCGGCGAACCTTTCAGCAGTGTTTTCATAGCAGCGAACACAGCTCTTGTAGGTCTTATTTTTGAGATGAAGGTTTTTGATGCCGAGTCTGCCGAACATGCGGAAAGGATTGCAAAATCTGTCATAGGGAAATCCCTCAGGGACATTCCGTTGAGAGTTATTGAAGTGACCGAATTTGAAAGATCAACCGAGAAAGGCGAACAGCAGCAGAAGAGCAAAGCAGGCAAATAA
- a CDS encoding DUF357 domain-containing protein translates to MPADLDEKVKRYEDMLKRALQKAKYFPIPASHMYAVAKDYYTMAEAYYKDGVYFLENNDPVNALASFSYGHAWLDAGAKLGVFAVDDETLFTI, encoded by the coding sequence ATGCCTGCAGATCTGGATGAAAAAGTCAAAAGGTACGAAGATATGTTAAAAAGGGCACTTCAGAAAGCAAAATACTTCCCAATACCAGCCTCTCATATGTATGCTGTTGCAAAGGATTATTATACGATGGCAGAAGCCTATTATAAAGATGGGGTTTATTTCCTGGAAAATAACGACCCTGTAAACGCCCTCGCATCTTTCAGCTATGGTCATGCCTGGCTTGATGCGGGAGCAAAACTCGGGGTTTTTGCAGTCGATGATGAAACGCTTTTTACTATATAA
- the dph5 gene encoding diphthine synthase, whose product MLTFIGLGLFDEYDISLKGLEAIREADLVYAEFYTSCLMGTSLERMEKLYGKKVFLLSREDVEQHPDWLSEARNKKLCFLTGGDTMVSTTHVDLRLRAEKLGIETRLIHGASIASAVSGLTGLQNYRFGRSASIPHPYESGRGTRVISETPYDIIKQNLELGLHTLVFLDIDQEKGYMTVNTALELLLEVEEKRGEGVISGAAAVGIARAGSEKPVVKADYVENLKDFDFGKPLHILVIPGKLHFLEAEALVKLAGAPIGFMKEAE is encoded by the coding sequence ATGCTTACATTTATAGGTCTGGGTCTTTTTGACGAATATGACATTTCTTTAAAGGGACTTGAAGCTATCAGGGAAGCTGACCTCGTTTATGCAGAGTTTTACACGTCCTGTCTTATGGGGACAAGCCTTGAAAGAATGGAGAAGCTTTATGGAAAAAAAGTTTTTCTGCTTTCAAGAGAGGATGTAGAACAGCATCCTGACTGGCTCAGCGAGGCAAGGAACAAGAAGCTATGTTTCCTGACAGGCGGAGATACAATGGTTTCCACAACCCATGTAGATTTACGCCTGAGAGCTGAAAAACTGGGAATAGAAACCCGCCTGATTCACGGGGCTTCAATTGCCTCAGCTGTCTCAGGGCTTACGGGATTGCAGAACTATCGCTTTGGGAGATCCGCAAGCATTCCTCATCCCTATGAAAGCGGGAGAGGCACAAGAGTAATCTCGGAAACTCCTTATGACATTATAAAACAAAACTTAGAACTTGGCCTGCACACCTTGGTCTTTCTGGATATAGACCAGGAGAAAGGTTATATGACTGTAAACACCGCACTTGAGCTTCTCCTGGAGGTTGAGGAAAAAAGAGGAGAAGGGGTTATAAGCGGAGCTGCAGCAGTAGGAATAGCCAGGGCAGGCTCGGAAAAACCTGTTGTAAAAGCAGACTACGTGGAAAACTTAAAAGACTTCGATTTTGGAAAACCTCTCCATATCCTTGTGATTCCCGGGAAACTGCACTTTCTTGAGGCTGAAGCACTTGTGAAACTTGCAGGAGCCCCTATTGGATTCATGAAAGAAGCAGAGTAA
- a CDS encoding glutaredoxin family protein, producing MVKVTLIHASWCTACPATRRFWKDLKSEYNFEYEEIDVETPEGQALIDKYGIIGVPTTIIDGEVAFTGLPKKAEAIARIS from the coding sequence ATGGTTAAAGTTACACTTATTCATGCCAGCTGGTGTACTGCCTGCCCGGCAACTCGTAGATTCTGGAAAGATCTGAAATCTGAATACAACTTTGAATACGAAGAAATAGATGTGGAAACTCCGGAGGGTCAGGCATTGATTGATAAATATGGCATAATTGGGGTTCCTACGACTATTATTGATGGGGAGGTAGCTTTTACGGGTCTTCCGAAAAAAGCCGAAGCGATTGCTCGTATTAGCTGA
- the trxB gene encoding thioredoxin-disulfide reductase: MYDLIIVGGGPAGLTAGIYAVRFGLNTLILERSEISGQIALADIVENYPGFPSISGLELMENYKKHAQEVGVETKITEVLSVRTEGDKKIVSTDGGDLESKAVIIATGANPKPLNVPGEKEFISKGVSYCATCDGPFFKNKTVVIVGGGNSAVTDALFLSKIARKVYLIHRRDQLRAAKVLKDRAFATPNIEFIFNTLVLEIIGSSGEIRRVEKVIIKNLKSGEQRELATDGVFIYVGIHPNTEIIDVDKDEEGFIKTDRFLETSQKGIYAAGDCRDTPIWQLVAAVRDGALAATSANAYIESLKKDVT; encoded by the coding sequence ATGTACGACCTAATAATTGTAGGAGGGGGCCCCGCAGGGCTCACAGCCGGTATTTATGCTGTACGTTTCGGGCTTAACACTCTGATTCTTGAAAGAAGCGAGATCAGCGGCCAGATCGCGCTTGCAGATATAGTGGAAAATTACCCTGGCTTTCCATCGATTTCAGGGCTTGAACTGATGGAAAATTATAAAAAGCATGCTCAGGAAGTAGGGGTAGAAACAAAAATAACTGAAGTTCTTTCTGTTCGCACGGAGGGGGATAAGAAAATAGTCTCCACAGACGGCGGAGACCTCGAATCAAAGGCTGTTATAATTGCCACTGGCGCAAATCCCAAGCCTCTGAATGTGCCCGGGGAAAAAGAATTCATTAGTAAAGGAGTATCCTATTGCGCCACATGTGACGGACCATTTTTCAAGAATAAAACGGTTGTAATAGTCGGAGGCGGCAATTCGGCAGTTACGGATGCTCTTTTCCTTTCAAAGATTGCCCGGAAAGTCTATCTTATTCACAGAAGAGACCAGTTGAGAGCTGCAAAAGTCCTTAAGGACAGAGCCTTCGCAACTCCGAATATTGAGTTCATTTTTAATACCCTTGTTCTTGAAATAATAGGCAGCAGCGGAGAAATTCGAAGAGTCGAAAAAGTAATAATTAAAAATCTCAAAAGTGGAGAACAGCGTGAGCTGGCTACAGACGGTGTTTTTATTTACGTAGGCATTCACCCTAACACTGAAATCATTGATGTGGATAAGGATGAGGAAGGCTTTATCAAGACTGACCGTTTCCTTGAGACTTCACAGAAAGGAATTTATGCTGCGGGAGACTGCCGAGACACACCTATCTGGCAACTTGTGGCAGCTGTTAGAGATGGAGCGCTCGCAGCCACTTCTGCAAATGCGTACATAGAAAGCCTAAAAAAGGATGTTACATAA
- a CDS encoding MarR family transcriptional regulator, translating to MDPMEKIFGKTAQMTVLKNLIEHQNESTYLSGIAEETGLSHSSVSRVITPLIESGIVIEKPLGKQIRTFQLNMDSEATRLIIDFYNKINQILK from the coding sequence ATGGATCCAATGGAAAAAATCTTCGGAAAAACTGCACAAATGACAGTTCTCAAAAATTTGATCGAGCACCAGAATGAATCAACTTACCTTTCGGGAATTGCTGAAGAAACTGGTCTGTCTCACTCCAGTGTCTCAAGGGTTATTACTCCCTTGATTGAATCAGGCATTGTTATAGAAAAACCACTTGGAAAGCAAATCCGGACTTTTCAGCTCAACATGGACAGCGAAGCAACACGCCTGATAATAGATTTCTATAATAAAATCAATCAGATACTGAAATAA
- a CDS encoding response regulator, which produces MNNKNLDHEILKLIEAHPEITEKDIASSLSVSEELVKTRIESFKDTRQKILIMGEGSSTPNIKTALEAENYNVVKFSGGSSALEAVKTERPDLVLLDTGLADIDSFKICEQLRSSSNYWWIPVMVLSERGGAKNWIKAFESGVDDYVTAPFNPVELRARVGMVLRRAQV; this is translated from the coding sequence ATGAATAATAAAAATCTTGACCATGAGATTTTAAAATTGATTGAAGCGCATCCTGAAATAACTGAAAAGGATATAGCCTCGTCTCTTTCAGTCTCGGAAGAACTGGTAAAAACTCGCATTGAGAGTTTTAAAGATACAAGGCAAAAAATCCTGATTATGGGTGAAGGGAGCAGTACTCCAAATATTAAGACTGCGCTTGAAGCTGAAAACTATAATGTTGTCAAGTTTTCTGGTGGCTCTTCAGCACTTGAAGCCGTGAAAACTGAGAGACCCGACCTTGTATTGCTGGATACCGGACTTGCCGACATTGATAGCTTTAAAATATGCGAGCAACTTAGAAGCAGTTCAAATTACTGGTGGATCCCGGTAATGGTGCTCAGCGAGAGAGGTGGGGCGAAAAATTGGATTAAAGCTTTTGAATCAGGTGTAGATGACTATGTTACTGCGCCTTTCAACCCGGTGGAACTTAGAGCGAGAGTGGGAATGGTATTAAGGCGTGCTCAGGTTTAA
- a CDS encoding tetratricopeptide repeat protein, with the protein MTSNEWYNKGVALHELGRFQEALDAYNKALEASPDNAKILLNKGMVLRSLFRYEEALDALNRSLEINPADAKTWYTKAELLMDLMQYREALDAYHRAIYLAPEDPEAWYRRGMALREMKAYEEAMDDFEKAIRLYEKKCDMSSMSASEWCKKGMGLCKIKSYEEAINAFDKALELNPANGKALYNKGLALRWLGKHEEARLYTEKAVEVFESKIKANPENARFWYNKGIALRDLERYNEALQAFEKAIDINPSFTKAWIGKGIVYDRIKKHQKAIEAYERAVDINPVYSDLL; encoded by the coding sequence ATGACTTCGAATGAGTGGTACAATAAAGGCGTTGCACTCCATGAGCTTGGACGATTTCAGGAAGCTCTGGATGCATACAACAAAGCTCTGGAAGCAAGCCCTGACAATGCAAAAATCCTGCTTAACAAAGGGATGGTTCTGAGAAGTCTTTTCAGATATGAAGAGGCTCTCGATGCCCTTAACAGGTCCCTTGAGATCAATCCTGCGGATGCGAAAACCTGGTACACCAAAGCTGAACTGCTTATGGATCTGATGCAGTATAGAGAGGCTCTGGATGCTTACCATCGGGCTATATATCTCGCTCCTGAAGACCCTGAAGCCTGGTACAGGCGAGGAATGGCTCTGAGGGAAATGAAGGCATATGAAGAAGCTATGGATGATTTTGAGAAGGCTATCCGTCTTTATGAAAAGAAATGTGATATGAGTTCCATGAGTGCAAGCGAATGGTGCAAGAAAGGCATGGGGCTCTGCAAGATAAAGAGTTATGAAGAAGCTATTAATGCGTTTGACAAGGCACTTGAATTAAACCCTGCTAACGGAAAGGCTCTTTATAACAAAGGTTTAGCTCTCCGCTGGCTTGGAAAACATGAAGAAGCAAGACTTTATACAGAAAAGGCTGTGGAGGTTTTTGAGAGCAAGATAAAAGCAAATCCTGAAAATGCCCGGTTCTGGTATAATAAAGGAATTGCCCTGAGGGATCTGGAGAGATATAACGAGGCACTTCAGGCTTTTGAGAAGGCTATCGATATCAACCCAAGTTTTACAAAAGCCTGGATTGGTAAAGGTATTGTATACGACAGGATTAAGAAACACCAGAAAGCAATAGAAGCCTATGAGAGAGCAGTCGATATAAACCCAGTTTATTCCGATCTCCTTTGA
- a CDS encoding HAD family hydrolase translates to MEEDEKNRKRVQKNTEEVYRGTLKAILFDMDNTLFDFIAAKLRACREIISHLGKEKGDTIGEPSELFRYFLRGIYGFEDYENIRDYMQERNLFTVQGYRECCEIYEREKLRNLELYPAVTDTLDKLRELGLKLAIITDADRRHALARLTRVGLLKYFDLLVAADMTGTKKPDPAHFLFALEALGTKPDETLVVGDSIKRDIVPARKLGLRTAYASYGDWRPGEEMDQFFDFRLSTFSDLLEIPESKQK, encoded by the coding sequence ATGGAAGAAGATGAGAAGAACAGAAAAAGAGTTCAGAAGAACACAGAAGAGGTTTATCGAGGGACTCTGAAAGCCATTCTTTTTGATATGGACAATACCCTTTTTGACTTCATAGCCGCAAAACTCAGAGCCTGCAGGGAGATAATCTCACATCTTGGGAAGGAAAAAGGAGACACTATCGGGGAACCTTCGGAACTTTTCAGGTATTTTCTGAGGGGAATTTATGGTTTTGAAGATTACGAAAACATTCGTGACTACATGCAGGAAAGAAATCTTTTTACGGTTCAGGGTTACAGGGAGTGTTGTGAGATTTATGAGAGGGAAAAACTAAGAAATCTTGAACTCTATCCAGCTGTAACGGACACTCTTGATAAGCTTAGGGAGTTAGGTTTAAAACTTGCAATCATAACAGATGCCGATAGACGTCATGCACTGGCAAGGCTTACAAGAGTTGGGCTCCTGAAATACTTCGATCTCCTCGTGGCGGCAGATATGACTGGAACAAAAAAGCCAGATCCTGCGCATTTTCTTTTTGCACTTGAGGCTCTCGGGACAAAACCTGATGAAACTCTGGTAGTAGGAGACAGCATTAAAAGGGATATTGTGCCTGCCCGCAAACTAGGATTAAGAACTGCATACGCCTCTTATGGAGATTGGAGGCCCGGAGAAGAAATGGATCAATTTTTTGATTTTAGACTCAGTACCTTTTCGGATTTGCTTGAGATTCCGGAGTCTAAACAAAAATAA
- a CDS encoding tetratricopeptide repeat protein, with protein MNSDEPNDKAFTKEGRKEKSEEKPVSEDTYILNDTGDVGKQEVTDEILAAELNECGLDFLRLGKFNEAIVSFDKAISIDPNNIYLLNNKAAVLETLGRYEEAIELYKKAIKINPEDPDLWNNIAFSFSQAGEYKEAIEAYEKALEIRPDYPNAWYGKALNLSQVGEYEAAIEAYEKVLEEDPDYKEAWVGKGIALGQMGNYDEAIIAYDRALEIDPDFLEAWYYKGVDLDSLGSYRQALKAYKKSVELDPENDDAWNNMGIDLENLEEYDEAIKAFDKAIEINAENADVWYNKGFTLSQMQRFEEAVETYRKAIELDPEYFEAYSSLGFVLVQLKRFEEALEIYEKALQLNPEAADSWFGKAVCLSFLGREEEAEEAYIKAVEIDPRYAEVGGDTQ; from the coding sequence ATGAACTCCGATGAACCAAATGACAAAGCCTTCACAAAAGAAGGCAGGAAAGAAAAATCTGAAGAAAAACCTGTTTCCGAAGACACGTATATTCTCAATGATACGGGGGATGTGGGGAAGCAGGAAGTTACCGACGAGATCCTTGCAGCCGAACTTAACGAATGCGGACTTGACTTTCTCAGGCTTGGGAAATTTAATGAGGCAATTGTATCTTTTGACAAGGCAATTAGCATAGATCCGAATAACATATACCTTTTAAACAATAAGGCTGCAGTCCTTGAGACCCTTGGAAGATATGAAGAAGCCATTGAGCTTTATAAAAAAGCTATAAAGATCAATCCTGAGGATCCTGATCTCTGGAACAATATAGCTTTTTCCTTTTCCCAGGCTGGAGAGTACAAAGAAGCTATCGAAGCCTATGAAAAAGCTCTTGAGATAAGACCTGACTATCCCAACGCGTGGTATGGAAAAGCCCTGAACCTGAGCCAGGTTGGAGAATACGAGGCGGCTATCGAAGCCTATGAAAAGGTACTTGAGGAAGATCCCGATTATAAAGAAGCCTGGGTAGGAAAAGGAATAGCTCTCGGGCAAATGGGCAACTATGATGAGGCAATTATCGCTTACGACAGGGCATTAGAAATTGATCCTGATTTCCTTGAAGCCTGGTACTATAAAGGTGTGGATCTGGACAGTCTTGGAAGTTACAGGCAGGCACTCAAAGCATATAAAAAATCTGTGGAACTTGATCCTGAGAACGATGATGCCTGGAATAATATGGGAATAGACCTCGAGAATCTCGAAGAATATGATGAAGCAATTAAAGCTTTTGACAAAGCAATTGAAATTAACGCTGAAAATGCCGATGTCTGGTACAACAAAGGTTTTACCCTGAGCCAGATGCAGAGATTTGAAGAAGCCGTAGAGACATACAGGAAAGCAATAGAGCTTGACCCTGAGTATTTCGAAGCTTATTCCAGTCTGGGTTTCGTGCTCGTCCAGCTCAAGCGTTTTGAGGAAGCTCTGGAGATTTATGAGAAGGCGCTCCAGCTTAATCCTGAGGCTGCAGACTCCTGGTTTGGGAAGGCTGTCTGCCTGAGCTTCCTCGGACGGGAAGAAGAGGCTGAAGAAGCATACATAAAAGCTGTAGAAATCGATCCCAGATATGCTGAGGTAGGAGGAGACACACAGTAA
- a CDS encoding cupredoxin domain-containing protein — MRRELAVFIILLSIFFAIGCADTGEEGGIEEGVTPAEEGERTPEAGEGGASEERITPAETPAAPAEEPAAPVEGETSGLPIGDGETVEVAIEDNAFNPATVNISTGDTVKWTNLDTASHTVVGTGTNFRSEVLNQGDSYEFLFTNAGSYDYYCSIHPDMRGTVVVQEEAE; from the coding sequence ATGAGAAGAGAACTTGCAGTTTTTATAATTTTACTCAGCATATTCTTCGCAATAGGATGTGCTGACACTGGTGAAGAAGGTGGGATCGAGGAAGGAGTAACTCCGGCTGAGGAAGGAGAAAGAACACCGGAAGCAGGTGAAGGCGGAGCAAGCGAAGAACGGATAACACCAGCTGAAACACCTGCTGCTCCAGCAGAAGAACCGGCGGCCCCGGTAGAGGGAGAAACGTCTGGGCTTCCGATAGGTGACGGCGAGACTGTAGAAGTAGCAATAGAAGATAACGCCTTTAACCCAGCTACAGTCAATATCTCCACAGGTGACACCGTAAAATGGACTAATCTTGACACAGCTTCTCATACCGTGGTAGGTACAGGGACCAATTTTAGATCTGAGGTTCTGAACCAGGGAGATTCATACGAGTTCCTGTTTACCAATGCAGGCAGCTACGATTATTACTGCTCGATCCATCCAGATATGAGAGGAACTGTGGTAGTTCAGGAAGAAGCGGAGTGA